The DNA region GCTTCAAGAATTTCAATGGAATCGATGGTGTCGCCCTGGCGAATTTGATCGATGACATCCAATCCTTCAACAACCTTTCCGAAGCAGGTATGATTGCGGTCTAAATGCGCTGTATTTTTACGGTTGTGGCAAATGAAAAACTGCGAACCTCCGGTATCTCTTCCGGCGTGGGCCATACTTAATACGCCACGGTCGTGAAACTGATTTCCACCGGTTAATTCGCACTTAATTTTGTAGCCGGGTCCACCATTCCCAATACCGTTCGGACAACCACCCTGTATTACGAAATCAGGGATCACACGGTGAAATTTTAGTCCGTTATAAAACCCGCTTTCACTGAGTTTAATGAAGTTGTCTACCGTATTTGGAGCGTCGTGATGGAAAAATTCGACCGTCATATCGCCTTTGGCTGTGTGGATGATTGCTTTTTTCATGATTTCTTTTTTGCAAATATAACAAGCTTCCCTTTAGAATATGGCTTTAATGGAATCCGATTGACCCTGAAATGGAAAGGAATCGCCCGCAGAAAGGTTTATCATAGATTGAACCAATGGTGCTGAAACGGAAACTGGCATAACCCCGCAATTCAGTTTTGAACCGGCTATTCCAATTAAAAAATTGCCTTTGGAATGGATGACTAAAGCTCCAGTTTGAACCTTGTTTTTGGGAAGATGATAATCGATTTTTTGATAGGATTCAAGTTCGAGCTGACAGGATTTTAATTGCTTTCCCAACTTCTCTAATTCCAATTGCGTCATGGCTCTACCCGTTTCATGTTTATCGCCTGCAGTACTTTTTTCTTCCCTTAACAGCGATTCCTGAAGCTCGGAAAATGCCGTTTGAAGTGATTCCAACCGTGTTTTTAGTTGTTCAGCAAGCTCAGAAACTGCTTTAATTTTTAGTTCAATTGACAATTTTTATCTATTTGAAAATGAAACAATTTTAGATCCGAATCGATTTCTGATTTCTTTATCCAATGCTTCCTGATGATCGGGATGGGAAATTTTAAGCAATGCCTCTGCCCGTTGCCTTAAATTTTTACCGAATAAATCGGCAACTCCATATTCAGTTATCACATAGTGAACATGAGCCCGGGTTGTAACCACACCTGCTCCCGCTTTTAATACAGGTACAATTTTGGAAACACCTTTGGCCGTTACTGAAGGCATCGCAATGATGGGGCGACCATCCTCCGAAAAGGAGGCCCCCCGGATAAAATCCATTTGTCCGCCCACCCCCGAATATTGGTAGGTCCCTATTGAATCGGAACAGACTTGTCCGGTTAAATCAATTTCCAGAGCCGAATTGATCGCCACCACTCTGGGATTGGCA from Flavobacteriales bacterium includes:
- a CDS encoding peptidylprolyl isomerase — translated: MKKAIIHTAKGDMTVEFFHHDAPNTVDNFIKLSESGFYNGLKFHRVIPDFVIQGGCPNGIGNGGPGYKIKCELTGGNQFHDRGVLSMAHAGRDTGGSQFFICHNRKNTAHLDRNHTCFGKVVEGLDVIDQIRQGDTIDSIEILEA
- a CDS encoding 3-oxoacyl-ACP synthase, which encodes MSIELKIKAVSELAEQLKTRLESLQTAFSELQESLLREEKSTAGDKHETGRAMTQLELEKLGKQLKSCQLELESYQKIDYHLPKNKVQTGALVIHSKGNFLIGIAGSKLNCGVMPVSVSAPLVQSMINLSAGDSFPFQGQSDSIKAIF